The following proteins are co-located in the Flavobacteriales bacterium genome:
- a CDS encoding T9SS type A sorting domain-containing protein yields the protein MKKTLLFITALGGFSLFLASYDNGAATHSKDRTGSPVSNLNCGQCHGGGGFSPSISAQLLDATNTPVTSYNPGATYTWKITITAGAGNPNFGFQTVALLSNNSNAGTLSAQSANTKVVTLGGRKYGEHPSPSTTGVFMLNWVAPASGSGTVKFYTTGNCGNNNNNDTGDSPSNLGATIITENTFAGIEDVAQVAFTVFPNPASESIRIQSELSGNYMLELIDVSGKIVYTENIVLKGVTSGDVNVASFDKGIYLVRLTSANQEIHLNKVLIK from the coding sequence ATGAAGAAAACATTACTCTTTATTACAGCGTTGGGAGGATTTAGCCTCTTTTTAGCCTCATACGATAACGGAGCAGCGACGCACAGCAAAGACCGAACAGGGTCTCCGGTATCGAATTTAAACTGCGGACAATGTCACGGTGGTGGCGGATTTAGTCCTTCCATTTCTGCACAATTATTAGATGCCACAAATACACCTGTTACTTCCTATAACCCGGGAGCAACTTACACCTGGAAAATTACGATCACGGCAGGTGCGGGAAATCCGAATTTTGGTTTTCAAACTGTGGCATTATTATCCAACAATTCCAATGCAGGAACTTTATCTGCACAGAGTGCAAATACCAAAGTGGTTACTTTAGGCGGAAGAAAATATGGAGAGCATCCATCGCCTAGTACAACCGGAGTGTTCATGTTAAACTGGGTAGCTCCAGCTTCAGGTTCGGGAACCGTAAAATTTTATACCACCGGAAATTGCGGAAACAACAATAACAACGATACCGGCGATTCTCCTTCTAATTTAGGCGCAACTATTATTACCGAAAATACATTTGCGGGAATTGAAGATGTAGCGCAGGTAGCTTTTACCGTATTTCCGAATCCAGCATCCGAGAGCATCCGTATTCAATCTGAATTGAGCGGAAATTATATGCTTGAATTAATCGACGTAAGTGGTAAAATTGTTTACACAGAAAATATCGTTTTAAAGGGTGTCACCTCCGGTGATGTAAATGTTGCATCATTTGATAAAGGAATTTATCTGGTTCGTCTTACCTCTGCCAATCAGGAAATTCATCTGAATAAAGTGCTTATCAAGTAA
- a CDS encoding Rrf2 family transcriptional regulator, with amino-acid sequence MLSKKAKYSLNALTYLARHYGEGPVLITDISTEENIPRKFLEAILLELKRNGILGSKMGKGGGYYLIKSPAQVNLADVIRIFDGAIGLLPCVTHRYYQPCDECHDEEACGIRSVLKEVRDVTVNALKERTLEQILIEEKKGKKKKKKSP; translated from the coding sequence ATGCTATCCAAAAAAGCCAAATATTCCCTCAACGCTTTAACCTATCTGGCCCGTCACTACGGTGAAGGCCCTGTGTTAATTACTGATATTTCAACTGAAGAAAATATTCCCCGAAAATTTCTGGAAGCTATTCTGCTTGAACTTAAAAGAAACGGAATTCTGGGAAGTAAAATGGGAAAAGGCGGAGGGTATTACCTGATTAAATCCCCTGCACAAGTAAATCTCGCCGATGTAATCCGGATTTTCGATGGAGCCATTGGATTATTACCCTGCGTTACCCATCGCTATTATCAGCCCTGCGATGAATGTCACGATGAAGAAGCCTGCGGAATTCGAAGCGTATTAAAAGAAGTGCGGGATGTCACCGTAAATGCCCTTAAAGAACGAACCCTTGAACAGATTCTTATCGAGGAGAAAAAGGGGAAGAAAAAGAAAAAGAAAAGTCCATAA
- a CDS encoding SDR family oxidoreductase — MQNFRNKVVWITGASSGIGEELAYAFSKAGAQLILSARRATELERVKKACSPENKIMILPLDLEKQEEFPVLVSKVVLEFGRIDILVNNGGVSQRGNAAETSMEVDRKIMEVNYFGNIALTKAVLPIMKQQGYGHFVIMSSIAGKFGFFLRSAYSAAKHALHGFYESLRLEEEKKGIRVTIVCPGKINTPISLNALSKDGTAHGVMDHNQETGMPADVCAIKILNAVSKNKEEVLVGGKEIKAVTLKRLFPKLFSRIIRKQSAT; from the coding sequence ATGCAAAATTTCAGAAATAAGGTGGTATGGATTACCGGAGCTTCTTCCGGCATCGGAGAAGAATTGGCTTATGCATTTTCTAAAGCTGGAGCACAATTAATTCTTTCTGCACGCAGGGCAACCGAACTTGAACGCGTAAAAAAAGCCTGTTCGCCTGAAAATAAAATCATGATTCTGCCTCTGGATCTTGAAAAACAAGAAGAATTTCCGGTATTGGTTTCTAAGGTCGTTTTAGAATTTGGACGAATCGATATTTTGGTAAATAATGGTGGTGTTTCTCAACGAGGAAATGCTGCTGAAACCAGTATGGAGGTGGACCGAAAAATTATGGAGGTTAATTATTTTGGAAACATTGCACTTACCAAAGCTGTACTCCCGATTATGAAACAACAGGGTTACGGACATTTTGTAATCATGAGTTCCATTGCCGGTAAATTCGGTTTTTTCCTTCGTTCTGCTTATTCCGCAGCCAAGCATGCATTGCATGGTTTTTATGAGTCTTTGCGCTTAGAGGAAGAAAAAAAAGGCATTCGTGTTACCATTGTTTGTCCCGGAAAAATTAATACCCCAATTTCACTTAATGCGCTCAGTAAAGATGGCACAGCCCATGGCGTGATGGATCATAATCAGGAAACAGGTATGCCTGCGGACGTTTGTGCTATTAAAATTTTAAATGCTGTTTCTAAAAATAAAGAGGAAGTATTAGTGGGAGGTAAAGAAATTAAAGCAGTTACTTTAAAACGATTATTCCCAAAACTATTTTCGAGGATTATTAGAAAACAATCTGCCACATAA
- a CDS encoding YceI family protein has translation MKKLIFLLLLAPVMANAQTKVFTKKGQISFYSETSVEKIEAHNNRVTAVLEQESGKLEFSVLITAFEFEKALMQEHFNENYMESPKFPKATFKGAITNIKDIDFKKDGEYVAKVEGEMTIHGVTKKVAESGKIVIKGGKISASSTVNIALKDYNITVPSVVGAKIAEVIKVVVNIPSFEPLKK, from the coding sequence ATGAAAAAATTAATCTTCCTCTTGTTGCTCGCGCCGGTAATGGCCAATGCACAAACCAAAGTGTTTACCAAAAAGGGACAAATCTCTTTTTATTCCGAAACTTCCGTTGAAAAAATTGAAGCGCATAACAATCGCGTAACTGCTGTTCTGGAACAAGAAAGCGGCAAGCTTGAATTTTCCGTACTTATCACCGCTTTTGAATTTGAAAAAGCACTGATGCAGGAACACTTCAATGAAAATTATATGGAGTCGCCCAAATTCCCGAAAGCAACATTTAAAGGAGCCATCACCAACATTAAAGATATCGACTTTAAAAAAGATGGAGAATACGTTGCAAAAGTGGAAGGAGAAATGACCATTCACGGAGTGACAAAAAAAGTTGCCGAAAGCGGAAAAATTGTAATTAAAGGCGGAAAAATTTCTGCAAGTTCAACCGTAAACATTGCACTTAAAGATTATAACATCACCGTACCATCTGTGGTTGGAGCAAAGATTGCAGAAGTGATTAAAGTGGTGGTTAACATACCTTCTTTTGAACCATTGAAAAAATGA
- a CDS encoding OB-fold putative lipoprotein — protein MKKIILLLVLAGVAIGAWYAYSEWNRKPATAADAATDFKVTAVDLMNEFNADETAATKKYLEKMLEVKGIVAEVSPNDKNYDVLLETDDLMGGVNCHLVPEQSEKAKSLHPGDEITVKGKCNGKLTDIELNVGIILD, from the coding sequence ATGAAAAAAATTATTTTACTTCTGGTCCTTGCCGGAGTTGCCATCGGAGCATGGTACGCCTATTCGGAATGGAACCGTAAACCCGCCACCGCTGCAGATGCGGCCACCGATTTTAAAGTGACTGCTGTTGACCTGATGAATGAGTTCAACGCAGACGAAACGGCCGCTACCAAAAAATACCTCGAGAAAATGCTGGAGGTAAAAGGAATAGTTGCAGAGGTTAGTCCGAATGATAAAAACTACGACGTGCTGCTCGAAACGGATGATTTGATGGGAGGTGTTAATTGTCACCTGGTGCCCGAGCAATCAGAAAAGGCAAAATCACTTCACCCCGGTGATGAAATTACAGTGAAAGGCAAGTGCAATGGTAAACTGACCGACATCGAATTAAACGTCGGCATTATTCTTGATTAA